A single Streptomyces sp. 2114.4 DNA region contains:
- a CDS encoding SUKH-4 family immunity protein has protein sequence MITQAQAHATAARWLNPEGQQGPPREVALQEFDLGWVVWAVPPPPEADPHTGQRRPPAEVGAACGVVDRASGELTVWPSVPVEEVVRMYRQKHGAGTETAPSAPAERPATGPGNTAVATYNDPSTGEETSLARVSAPGQPPAEYQLHDELRRLGINPAHVRAVHTDLRSALLPGGYPGDFLLRTFPNATFSCTEGYGMRPEERAEGVAGLLRHVEMMHQLAGRPAPPRPHRLPVPQRVEAAPPMRDVALGKHLVEVFGPQGVHRPDADDLATTQLPEATKNTLIWAGLPAQVPYFFTADRYDAPPAGGLFTDVAAHLREAGTQAREETLTTLAGYVRFGTDGLYTLAVQCTAPERNQSLVGTVWAVQPSSGGGRFVNRTASAYLRSLALLATTRGQMQGMDPYAAGAAVAAFQEQIAAIDSWALDDDGNWWSLVIEQMWHGLF, from the coding sequence GTGATCACCCAGGCGCAGGCCCACGCCACCGCGGCCCGCTGGCTCAACCCCGAGGGGCAGCAGGGCCCGCCGCGGGAGGTGGCCCTGCAGGAGTTCGACCTCGGCTGGGTGGTGTGGGCGGTGCCGCCGCCTCCGGAGGCCGACCCGCACACCGGGCAGCGACGCCCGCCCGCCGAGGTCGGTGCCGCCTGCGGTGTGGTCGACCGGGCGTCCGGCGAACTGACGGTGTGGCCGTCGGTGCCGGTCGAGGAGGTCGTACGGATGTACCGGCAGAAGCACGGCGCGGGTACCGAAACGGCCCCCTCGGCGCCCGCGGAGCGTCCGGCCACCGGCCCCGGCAACACCGCCGTCGCGACCTACAACGACCCGTCCACCGGCGAGGAGACCAGCCTCGCCCGGGTCTCGGCCCCCGGTCAGCCGCCCGCCGAGTACCAGCTCCACGACGAACTGCGGCGGCTGGGCATCAACCCCGCGCACGTCCGCGCCGTCCACACCGATCTGCGGTCGGCCCTGCTGCCCGGCGGCTACCCCGGCGACTTCCTCCTCCGCACCTTCCCGAACGCCACCTTCTCCTGCACCGAGGGCTACGGCATGCGTCCCGAGGAGCGCGCCGAGGGCGTCGCCGGGCTGCTGCGGCACGTCGAGATGATGCACCAGCTGGCGGGCCGGCCCGCACCGCCGCGGCCGCACCGGCTGCCGGTGCCGCAGCGCGTCGAGGCCGCGCCACCGATGCGGGACGTGGCCCTCGGCAAGCACCTCGTGGAGGTCTTCGGCCCCCAGGGCGTCCACCGCCCGGACGCCGACGACCTCGCCACCACCCAGCTCCCCGAGGCCACGAAGAACACCCTGATCTGGGCCGGACTGCCCGCCCAGGTCCCGTACTTCTTCACCGCCGACCGCTACGACGCCCCGCCGGCCGGCGGACTGTTCACGGACGTGGCGGCCCACCTGCGGGAAGCCGGCACCCAAGCGCGCGAAGAGACCCTGACGACCCTCGCCGGCTACGTCCGGTTCGGCACCGACGGCCTCTACACACTCGCCGTTCAGTGCACCGCTCCGGAGCGGAACCAGAGCCTCGTCGGCACCGTCTGGGCGGTCCAGCCGTCGTCGGGCGGCGGCCGGTTCGTCAACCGCACCGCATCCGCGTACCTGCGCTCACTCGCCCTGCTGGCCACCACACGCGGGCAGATGCAGGGCATGGATCCGTACGCGGCGGGTGCCGCGGTCGCCGCCTTCCAGGAACAGATCGCGGCGATCGACTCCTGGGCGCTGGATGACGACGGCAACTGGTGGTCGCTGGTCATCGAGCAGATGTGGCACGGGTTGTTCTGA
- a CDS encoding ATP-binding protein, whose protein sequence is MSASGEGKAAAAGYAPHPYVGGRTAVLRALAAWRMRWPGAPRVIVLTGNPGSGRSRLVTGFLMMCDPGRRKQLPLDDLDPATVPPDLPEPAVPSPAGRTAAQLLRLISGHFGLSADRDDDIFTELAAREEPVTLVVPDVDRAGPVRAANEPARVVREVLRPLAATGTVHLLAEVPRELAAELAGALPSGQAQIIDLDAPEWADPKGLVRHAETALTPDAGAPELPYTTDPSARRALAEALATRADGNRLTVQLAVQSLIVRPEGFDPADASLLPGSVGEVLDLHARRLGADPQTLRLMLAPLAFAEGQGLPVQLWGALASAVAGRDMSRDLADGMLLAAPFIEPVEPSRDTDDGAGDGDGDRGRNGGGAAAGERRDTADGGGAGSGAGEGRTLLRLLHPGIAEEIRSGLPDVRDAQTKIAMALLEAVPQQDWAQADPYIRDHLAAHTLDAGLLPQLLTDPGLFAHADPVTMRAAIEAVPLEQLGAPARTYLRTAPLLTRSEAPADLRAAFLESAFVEDGLVAYADALHTLGFTLPWRTLWSVPLVGVRAVTTGSLPAQGGDGATAGAAGGPDGSGAGPVPASPAAAPRPVAAFLVPEGTPGARTVPGPDGDDSGAGGRALLVHDLLRPGYLDADPALVQLPSAQAREAAPFGLSRGADSLRVWARADEEVVAALLSDTPFTGADLSPDGVLVVATARGVTARQILAAAPAPAPVPSVPAQRTGTADSASSDGLDGLGGLEGDHS, encoded by the coding sequence ATGAGCGCCTCAGGCGAAGGAAAAGCCGCGGCCGCCGGATATGCACCACATCCGTACGTCGGCGGTCGCACCGCCGTGCTCCGCGCGCTCGCGGCCTGGCGCATGCGGTGGCCGGGTGCGCCGCGCGTCATCGTGCTCACCGGCAACCCGGGCAGCGGACGTTCGCGCCTGGTCACCGGCTTCCTGATGATGTGCGACCCGGGCCGCCGCAAGCAGTTGCCGCTGGACGATCTGGACCCGGCGACGGTGCCCCCCGACCTCCCGGAGCCCGCCGTACCGAGCCCCGCGGGACGTACCGCGGCACAGCTGTTGCGGCTCATCTCCGGTCATTTCGGGCTGAGCGCCGACCGCGACGACGACATCTTCACCGAACTCGCCGCTCGTGAAGAGCCGGTGACCCTGGTGGTGCCCGATGTCGACCGGGCCGGTCCGGTACGCGCCGCGAACGAGCCGGCGCGCGTCGTCCGGGAGGTCCTCAGGCCGCTCGCCGCCACCGGAACGGTCCACCTGCTCGCCGAGGTCCCGCGCGAACTGGCCGCGGAGCTGGCCGGGGCGCTGCCCTCCGGCCAGGCGCAGATCATCGATCTCGACGCGCCCGAGTGGGCCGACCCCAAGGGCCTGGTGCGGCACGCCGAGACCGCGCTGACGCCCGACGCGGGGGCGCCGGAACTCCCGTACACCACCGACCCGTCCGCGCGCCGGGCGCTCGCCGAAGCCCTCGCGACGCGCGCGGACGGCAACCGGCTGACCGTCCAGCTCGCCGTGCAGTCGCTGATCGTGCGGCCCGAGGGCTTCGATCCGGCGGACGCCTCCCTGCTGCCCGGCAGCGTCGGCGAAGTGCTCGATCTGCATGCGCGCCGGCTGGGCGCCGATCCGCAGACCCTGCGGCTGATGCTGGCGCCGCTCGCGTTCGCCGAGGGCCAGGGGCTGCCCGTCCAGCTGTGGGGTGCGCTGGCGAGCGCCGTCGCCGGACGGGACATGAGCCGGGACCTCGCCGACGGCATGCTGCTGGCCGCGCCGTTCATCGAGCCGGTCGAGCCGTCCCGGGACACCGACGACGGGGCTGGGGACGGCGACGGGGACCGGGGCCGTAACGGGGGCGGGGCCGCGGCCGGGGAGAGGCGCGACACCGCGGACGGCGGTGGGGCCGGCTCCGGGGCCGGCGAGGGCCGTACGCTGCTGCGTCTGCTGCACCCCGGGATCGCCGAGGAGATCCGCTCCGGTCTGCCGGACGTCCGCGACGCCCAGACCAAGATCGCCATGGCGCTGCTGGAAGCGGTGCCGCAGCAGGACTGGGCGCAGGCCGATCCGTACATCCGCGACCATCTCGCGGCGCACACCCTCGACGCCGGACTCCTCCCCCAACTCCTCACCGACCCCGGCCTGTTCGCCCACGCCGACCCCGTGACGATGCGCGCCGCCATCGAAGCCGTACCGCTGGAGCAGCTGGGCGCGCCGGCCCGTACGTACCTGCGCACCGCCCCGCTGCTCACCCGCTCCGAGGCACCGGCCGATCTGCGGGCGGCGTTCCTGGAGTCCGCGTTCGTCGAGGACGGGCTGGTGGCATACGCGGACGCGCTGCACACGCTCGGCTTCACCCTCCCGTGGCGGACGCTGTGGAGTGTGCCGCTGGTCGGCGTCCGCGCCGTGACCACGGGTTCCCTGCCCGCACAGGGCGGGGACGGGGCGACGGCGGGCGCGGCCGGGGGCCCGGACGGCAGCGGCGCCGGGCCGGTACCGGCGTCCCCCGCCGCCGCTCCCCGCCCCGTGGCCGCTTTCCTCGTCCCCGAGGGGACCCCCGGGGCCCGTACGGTGCCCGGCCCGGACGGTGACGACTCCGGGGCGGGCGGTCGGGCGCTCCTCGTCCACGATCTGCTGCGTCCGGGGTATCTCGACGCCGATCCGGCGCTGGTGCAACTGCCTTCCGCACAGGCCCGGGAGGCGGCGCCCTTCGGGCTCAGCCGCGGCGCCGACTCTCTGCGGGTATGGGCCCGCGCCGACGAGGAAGTGGTGGCCGCGCTGCTCTCCGACACCCCGTTCACCGGCGCCGATCTCTCACCGGACGGTGTGCTGGTCGTCGCCACCGCGCGTGGTGTGACCGCCCGGCAGATCCTCGCCGCGGCTCCCGCTCCCGCGCCCGTGCCTTCCGTGCCGGCCCAGCGCACCGGCACCGCTGACTCCGCTTCGTCCGACGGCCTCGACGGCCTCGGCGGCCTCGAAGGAGACCACTCGTGA
- a CDS encoding WXG100 family type VII secretion target, whose translation MSERGNPEALREAAAGWREMGKHLDGLVRDLDRHVGTAAAANWHGPAGEAFAGEWHRLKRSVDDSLPVFELAAADLETAAAQPADDQAGKDHGTPPVHHAADGAQSSSGPEIAYGFMALGQLANGLGGAFGRRGGGGGQGQRPPVRHEWATSTAAQGPDPFGPAQGGEATRRGGEGVAKGVRGRPAGAESEPGPASASAPGHEQDLKAGPRKKETAAPAAEPAPRAAAPTTADAPKPQAPAPSGGDAPGSAPGGPGPDITRHGAFG comes from the coding sequence GTGAGCGAGCGAGGAAATCCCGAGGCCCTGCGGGAAGCGGCGGCCGGCTGGCGGGAGATGGGCAAGCACCTCGACGGCCTGGTCCGCGATCTGGACCGGCACGTCGGCACCGCGGCCGCGGCCAACTGGCACGGCCCGGCCGGTGAGGCGTTCGCGGGGGAGTGGCACCGCCTCAAGCGGTCCGTCGACGATTCCCTGCCGGTCTTCGAACTGGCCGCCGCCGACCTGGAGACCGCCGCCGCGCAGCCCGCCGACGACCAGGCCGGCAAGGACCACGGCACACCACCGGTGCACCACGCGGCCGACGGCGCGCAGTCGTCGTCCGGCCCCGAGATCGCCTACGGCTTCATGGCGCTCGGCCAGCTCGCGAACGGTCTCGGCGGCGCGTTCGGCAGGCGCGGTGGGGGCGGCGGCCAGGGACAGCGGCCGCCCGTACGGCACGAATGGGCGACCTCCACGGCGGCGCAGGGGCCCGACCCGTTCGGCCCGGCGCAAGGCGGCGAGGCCACGAGGCGGGGCGGCGAGGGCGTCGCCAAGGGGGTACGGGGCCGGCCGGCCGGGGCGGAGTCGGAGCCGGGGCCGGCTTCGGCGTCGGCGCCGGGCCATGAACAAGACCTCAAGGCCGGGCCGCGGAAGAAGGAAACGGCAGCCCCCGCCGCCGAGCCCGCCCCCCGGGCCGCGGCGCCCACCACCGCCGACGCCCCGAAGCCCCAGGCCCCCGCGCCGTCCGGCGGCGACGCTCCCGGCAGTGCACCCGGCGGTCCCGGACCCGACATCACCCGCCACGGAGCCTTCGGCTGA